In the Chroococcidiopsis sp. SAG 2025 genome, one interval contains:
- the rpe gene encoding ribulose-phosphate 3-epimerase has protein sequence MTQTPSKKQTVIAPSILSADFSRLGAEIKAVDEAGADWIHVDVMDGRFVPNITIGPLIVEAIRPVTQKPLDVHLMIVEPEKYVEDFAKAGADIISVHAEHNASPHLHRTLGQIRELGKQAGVVLNPSTPLELIEYVLELCDLVLIMSVNPGFGGQSFIPAVVPKIRKLRQMCDDRGLDPWIEVDGGLKGSNTWQVLEAGANAIVAGSAVFKAKDYAEAIAGIRNSKRPAPELATV, from the coding sequence ATGACCCAAACGCCATCCAAAAAGCAAACTGTTATTGCTCCATCGATACTGTCAGCAGATTTTAGCCGTCTGGGAGCTGAGATTAAAGCTGTTGACGAAGCTGGAGCTGACTGGATTCACGTTGATGTCATGGACGGTCGATTCGTGCCTAACATCACTATTGGTCCGCTGATTGTCGAAGCGATTCGCCCAGTGACCCAAAAACCTTTGGATGTCCACTTAATGATCGTGGAGCCAGAGAAGTACGTTGAAGATTTTGCCAAAGCCGGAGCTGATATTATCTCCGTCCATGCCGAGCATAATGCTTCCCCTCACCTCCATCGTACGCTCGGTCAAATTCGAGAATTAGGGAAACAAGCAGGGGTCGTCCTCAATCCTTCTACACCATTAGAACTGATTGAATACGTGCTGGAACTTTGCGATTTAGTCCTAATCATGAGCGTTAACCCTGGTTTTGGCGGACAAAGCTTTATTCCCGCAGTCGTACCCAAAATCCGCAAACTGCGCCAAATGTGCGACGATCGCGGTTTAGATCCTTGGATCGAGGTTGATGGCGGCTTAAAAGGTAGCAACACCTGGCAGGTGCTAGAAGCAGGTGCAAATGCGATCGTCGCTGGTTCGGCAGTGTTCAAAGCTAAAGATTATGCTGAGGCGATCGCAGGCATTCGTAATAGCAAGCGTCCCGCACCTGAGTTGGCAACCGTTTAG
- a CDS encoding response regulator, translating into MKKILVIEDERLVRDNILDCLEDGGYEVVGVDNGQVGLDWASEHKPDLILCDVMLPELDGYEVLRSLRQEPTTALLPFIFLSAKVEKAEIRHGMNLGADDYITKPFTPDELLDTVAARLKRRDAIVQYAELLQASLFNSDRISLEPQPMMSAPPTPVPAQYQDFNAFAKELAALQSAQFTGKLNVKSATAQSWDFYLHQGRLLYATGGMHLARRWQRHVSTYCPQVQLTQLNLPAELFTRPAWEYQLLGLLLKQQQIGREHIAPIVRDCVVEVLFDMMQAEQVNYQKSEQALPLQLLALEWEQVFTPAQKLWQGWQSSNLTSLLPNYAPLSNSQKHCNNKLHQLSTVN; encoded by the coding sequence ATGAAAAAGATCTTAGTTATAGAGGACGAGCGTTTGGTTAGAGATAACATCCTAGACTGTTTGGAAGATGGAGGCTATGAGGTTGTCGGAGTTGATAACGGTCAAGTTGGTCTAGACTGGGCAAGCGAACACAAACCCGATCTGATTTTGTGCGATGTGATGCTGCCAGAGTTAGATGGATACGAAGTCTTGCGATCGCTCCGTCAAGAACCAACCACTGCACTGCTGCCGTTTATTTTTCTCTCTGCCAAGGTGGAAAAAGCTGAGATCCGTCATGGCATGAACTTGGGAGCCGACGATTACATTACAAAACCCTTCACTCCCGACGAACTATTAGATACGGTGGCGGCGCGGCTGAAAAGACGGGATGCGATCGTCCAATATGCAGAACTTTTGCAGGCTTCCCTATTCAACAGCGATCGGATTTCGCTCGAACCTCAACCGATGATGAGCGCTCCTCCCACGCCTGTACCAGCTCAATACCAAGATTTCAACGCTTTTGCTAAGGAACTAGCAGCACTCCAATCAGCTCAATTTACTGGCAAATTAAATGTTAAAAGTGCTACGGCTCAGTCTTGGGACTTTTACTTGCATCAAGGGCGCTTGTTGTACGCTACAGGAGGGATGCATTTAGCGCGGCGCTGGCAGCGGCATGTTTCGACTTACTGTCCCCAAGTTCAACTGACTCAATTAAATTTACCAGCCGAGCTTTTTACTAGACCTGCTTGGGAATATCAATTACTTGGCTTGTTACTGAAACAACAACAGATCGGTCGCGAACACATTGCTCCAATAGTGCGCGATTGTGTTGTCGAAGTCCTGTTTGACATGATGCAGGCAGAGCAAGTCAATTATCAAAAATCAGAACAAGCCTTGCCTTTACAACTCCTTGCCTTAGAGTGGGAACAAGTCTTCACACCAGCCCAAAAACTGTGGCAAGGTTGGCAATCGAGCAATCTAACCTCGCTTCTACCCAACTATGCCCCCCTGTCAAACAGCCAGAAGCATTGCAACAACAAACTTCACCAGCTGTCTACCGTCAACTGA
- a CDS encoding 2TM domain-containing protein, producing MPPRWPRKPDRRDPAYRRLDDRMNFATHVAIFAAINSGLWFVHILKTTTWAWLPWLTGGWATVLLGHLIYIAAIANYSESTAPDTPPKST from the coding sequence ATGCCTCCTCGTTGGCCCCGTAAACCAGACCGCCGCGATCCTGCCTATCGACGTTTAGACGATCGCATGAACTTTGCTACCCACGTAGCGATTTTCGCTGCCATAAATTCCGGTCTGTGGTTTGTCCACATTCTCAAAACCACAACTTGGGCGTGGTTGCCTTGGTTAACAGGAGGATGGGCAACTGTATTATTAGGACATTTAATTTACATTGCCGCGATCGCCAACTATTCTGAATCCACTGCGCCAGATACACCACCCAAATCTACCTAG
- a CDS encoding response regulator produces the protein MQQQTSPAVYRQLTAVLDGKRSLRELAVLMKRQAAEVAVSLLPYFQSKIVELVQLPDLPLPHAATAQPATLPTSAAPATSAAAKSLLIACIDDSPLVCQTMDQMLSNAGYQVLTIQDPLRAISTLLTRKPDLIFLDLVMPNLNGYEISSRLRKIAAFRDTPIVILSGNAIDRAQAQAAGVSDYLEKPVQTEKLLQMIGKHISVGS, from the coding sequence TTGCAACAACAAACTTCACCAGCTGTCTACCGTCAACTGACAGCAGTACTCGATGGCAAGCGATCGCTGCGCGAACTCGCAGTATTGATGAAGCGTCAAGCTGCCGAAGTTGCTGTGTCTCTCTTACCCTACTTCCAATCCAAGATTGTCGAACTAGTCCAACTGCCTGACCTACCACTACCGCACGCAGCCACCGCACAACCTGCAACACTACCGACATCAGCTGCACCTGCCACATCAGCAGCAGCCAAATCGCTCCTGATTGCTTGTATCGATGACAGCCCTCTCGTCTGTCAAACTATGGATCAAATGCTGTCCAACGCAGGCTATCAGGTGTTAACAATTCAAGATCCCCTACGAGCAATCTCAACTTTATTGACGCGCAAGCCGGATTTAATTTTCTTAGATCTGGTTATGCCCAACTTGAACGGCTATGAAATTAGCTCGCGACTGCGTAAGATTGCAGCTTTCCGCGACACGCCGATTGTCATTCTTAGTGGTAATGCGATCGACCGCGCTCAAGCGCAAGCAGCAGGAGTCTCGGATTACCTAGAAAAACCCGTACAAACAGAAAAGTTATTGCAAATGATTGGCAAACACATTTCTGTAGGCAGCTGA
- the hslO gene encoding Hsp33 family molecular chaperone HslO — protein MADRLIRATAADGGIRAVGVITTKLTEEARKRHELSYVATAALGRTMSAGLLFASSMKRPDSRVNIRVKGNGPLEGILVDAGLDGTVRGYVGNPAIELPPNDRGKLDVGGAVGSEGYLYVVRDVGYGYPYSSTVELISGEIGDDLSHYLATSEQTPSALVLGVFVGATGVTAAGGLLIQVLPKAARDEALVQTLESRIAQLAGFTPLLQAGKTLPQIFEQLLGDMNLEIFPESQLVRFYCGCSFDRVLGALKILGEAELQDMIAKDDGAEATCHFCGQVYKASSNQLEQLILDLRAES, from the coding sequence ATGGCAGATCGGTTAATTCGTGCCACAGCCGCCGATGGGGGAATTCGCGCTGTCGGCGTTATCACCACCAAGCTGACTGAAGAGGCAAGAAAACGGCATGAACTTTCCTATGTGGCGACGGCAGCGCTAGGACGTACTATGTCTGCTGGGTTGTTATTTGCTTCTAGCATGAAACGCCCTGATTCGCGAGTCAATATTCGGGTCAAAGGTAATGGTCCATTAGAGGGGATTCTAGTCGATGCAGGTTTAGACGGTACGGTAAGAGGTTATGTCGGCAATCCCGCGATCGAACTACCACCAAACGATCGCGGTAAATTGGATGTTGGCGGTGCTGTGGGTTCAGAGGGTTATCTCTACGTCGTACGCGATGTTGGCTATGGCTATCCCTACTCCAGCACGGTAGAGCTAATATCGGGAGAGATTGGCGACGACTTGTCTCACTACCTAGCTACGTCAGAACAAACACCGTCAGCGTTAGTATTAGGCGTATTTGTTGGCGCTACAGGAGTGACAGCAGCAGGAGGATTGCTGATTCAAGTTTTGCCCAAAGCAGCCCGCGATGAAGCTTTAGTACAAACATTAGAATCAAGAATTGCTCAGCTAGCAGGATTCACGCCCTTACTCCAAGCTGGAAAGACCTTACCGCAAATTTTCGAGCAACTGTTAGGAGATATGAATTTGGAGATTTTTCCAGAATCTCAGTTAGTGCGCTTTTACTGTGGTTGTTCTTTCGATCGCGTTCTAGGAGCGCTGAAAATTCTAGGTGAGGCAGAATTGCAAGACATGATCGCCAAAGATGACGGAGCCGAAGCCACATGTCATTTTTGCGGACAAGTTTACAAAGCCAGCAGCAATCAGTTAGAGCAGTTGATTTTGGATTTACGGGCAGAGTCTTAA
- a CDS encoding response regulator produces the protein MTKILVIEDEQAVRENITELLATEGYEIVAAENGHVGITWAWEHKPDLILCDVMMPELDGYEVLKLLREEPTTALMPFIFLSAKADKTHLRQGMELGADDYLTKPFSKKDLLGAIAARLKKQTAIRQPEPSHDEHHGDRDNANIFVAEFLSLKSAQVTGRLSVTCTSGHEWIFYLYSGRVLYATGGVHPIRRWQRQIVTYCPQISLKQMKLPTELAGSAWEYQVLGLWLKQQQISSKQVTQILRSSITEVLFDILQTGQVVKYQVQVGNPLGWQLLLVDVEQALAIAYQQLHRWQHANLGHISPNKAPTLKQPESLQQKTSATTYRQLTALLDGRRTLRDLAVLMKRQVLELSHTLLPYLQDDMVELADIPDLPMPTAEEIVLEPPVTPIALKPTIACIDDSPLVCEVMRNIITDAGYQFLDIQDPLRALATLLSQKPDMIFLDLVMPKLNGYEICTRIRRINAFRDTPIVILSGNLIDRVRAMVVGASDCLDKPVQADAVVKLIHKHLSASERST, from the coding sequence ATGACAAAGATTCTGGTCATCGAAGACGAGCAGGCAGTTAGAGAAAATATTACCGAGCTATTAGCAACAGAGGGATACGAAATCGTTGCAGCAGAGAACGGTCACGTTGGTATTACCTGGGCTTGGGAACATAAACCCGATCTGATTTTGTGCGATGTAATGATGCCGGAATTAGACGGCTATGAAGTGTTAAAGTTGCTGCGCGAAGAACCAACTACAGCGCTGATGCCTTTCATTTTTCTCTCAGCCAAAGCAGATAAAACTCATTTGCGCCAAGGGATGGAATTAGGTGCTGATGATTACCTAACTAAACCGTTCTCAAAAAAAGATTTACTAGGGGCGATCGCCGCGCGATTAAAAAAGCAAACAGCAATACGCCAACCGGAACCATCCCACGACGAACATCATGGCGATCGCGACAACGCGAATATTTTTGTTGCCGAGTTTCTTTCGCTCAAGTCAGCTCAAGTGACTGGCAGATTATCTGTCACCTGTACTTCAGGACATGAGTGGATTTTTTATCTGTACTCTGGTCGAGTTTTATATGCCACTGGTGGGGTACATCCCATCCGTAGATGGCAGAGACAGATAGTCACGTACTGCCCGCAAATTTCACTCAAGCAGATGAAGTTACCAACCGAGCTTGCTGGCTCGGCATGGGAGTATCAGGTGTTGGGTTTGTGGCTCAAGCAACAACAGATTAGCTCTAAGCAGGTGACGCAGATCTTACGCAGTAGCATTACGGAAGTACTCTTTGACATTCTACAGACTGGACAAGTTGTCAAGTACCAAGTACAGGTCGGCAATCCTCTCGGATGGCAATTGTTATTGGTTGATGTCGAACAAGCTCTAGCGATAGCTTACCAACAGTTGCACAGGTGGCAGCACGCCAATTTGGGACATATTTCTCCCAATAAAGCACCAACACTCAAACAGCCAGAATCACTGCAACAAAAGACCTCTGCTACAACTTACCGTCAATTGACTGCACTGCTGGATGGAAGGCGGACGCTACGCGATTTAGCCGTACTCATGAAGCGTCAAGTTTTAGAATTATCCCACACTTTATTACCCTACCTTCAGGACGATATGGTGGAACTGGCAGACATTCCCGATCTGCCTATGCCTACGGCTGAAGAGATTGTATTAGAACCACCAGTTACACCGATAGCACTGAAACCGACGATCGCGTGTATTGATGACAGTCCCTTGGTCTGCGAGGTGATGCGAAACATTATTACGGATGCGGGCTATCAGTTTTTAGACATTCAAGATCCCTTGCGAGCACTCGCGACTTTGTTAAGTCAAAAACCAGACATGATCTTTTTAGATCTCGTCATGCCAAAACTGAATGGTTATGAAATTTGCACGCGCATCCGTAGGATTAATGCGTTCCGCGACACGCCGATCGTCATTCTCAGCGGTAATTTGATCGATCGCGTGCGGGCGATGGTCGTGGGTGCATCCGACTGTCTGGACAAACCCGTGCAAGCTGATGCAGTCGTGAAATTGATTCACAAGCATCTATCCGCGTCAGAGCGATCGACCTAG
- the murJ gene encoding murein biosynthesis integral membrane protein MurJ, with protein sequence MSNQQKSRTLAGIAGIVAIATLLSKLVALFRQQAIAAAFGTGIAANAYNYAYIIPSFFLILLGGVNGPIHTTIVSILEKRSKQEAAPLVESITTLVSGVLLLVSIALFLSADGLIYLVGPQLSQTAHAIAAEQLRIMSPMILLSGLIGIGFGTLNTANQYWLLSLSPVLSSITIILGLGILYLSLGSQIISPAYVAIGGQVLAWGTLAGALFQWIVQLIVQWRLRLGTLRLRFDFRSPGVQQAVKLMAPAVFASGMLQINLFTDYFFASGIPGAAAAFNYANLIVQTPLGIISNVILLPLFTILSRLADPLEWHNLKSRLRQGLILTALTMLPLGALFAALAMPIVRIVYERGAFQQDDSQLVASILVAYGIGMFVYLGRDVLVRVFYALGDGETPFRVGLLNIFLNALLDFILIKPFGAPGITLATVGVNTISTLVFLGILHRKLHGLPLRQWSLPILGLIASGFTAGVASWGTLWSLQHFFGSQGLVLLLLQTIASGLVGIGIFALIATRMKLPEIDFLVARLTKRGVGSRE encoded by the coding sequence GTGTCTAATCAACAGAAATCTCGAACTTTAGCTGGAATTGCGGGGATTGTTGCGATCGCAACCCTGCTGAGTAAATTAGTTGCCTTGTTCCGCCAACAGGCGATCGCGGCGGCTTTCGGTACGGGTATAGCTGCTAATGCCTACAACTATGCCTATATCATTCCTAGTTTCTTTTTAATCTTGCTGGGAGGTGTGAATGGTCCGATCCACACCACGATTGTCAGCATCTTAGAAAAGCGTAGCAAACAGGAAGCCGCTCCCCTAGTGGAAAGCATCACGACTCTAGTTAGCGGAGTGTTGTTGCTCGTATCCATCGCCCTGTTCTTGTCGGCGGATGGATTAATTTATTTGGTGGGTCCGCAATTGAGCCAGACAGCCCACGCGATCGCTGCCGAGCAATTACGAATTATGTCGCCGATGATTTTACTGTCGGGATTAATTGGGATTGGTTTTGGCACGCTCAATACTGCCAATCAATACTGGTTGCTGTCTCTCAGTCCCGTACTTTCTAGCATCACGATTATTTTAGGGTTGGGAATCTTATATTTATCCTTGGGGAGCCAAATAATTTCTCCTGCTTATGTGGCAATTGGAGGGCAAGTTTTAGCCTGGGGAACGCTAGCAGGGGCATTATTTCAGTGGATTGTACAACTCATCGTGCAGTGGCGATTACGACTTGGTACGCTGCGGCTGCGGTTCGATTTTCGCTCTCCTGGCGTGCAGCAAGCAGTTAAGTTGATGGCTCCGGCTGTTTTTGCTTCTGGGATGCTACAAATTAATTTGTTCACCGATTATTTCTTTGCTTCCGGCATTCCTGGGGCTGCTGCTGCTTTCAACTACGCTAACTTGATCGTTCAGACTCCCCTCGGCATCATTTCCAATGTCATTTTGCTCCCCTTATTTACAATTCTCTCTCGGCTTGCCGATCCGTTGGAGTGGCACAATCTGAAATCGCGACTGCGCCAGGGATTGATTCTAACGGCTCTCACGATGCTGCCTTTAGGAGCTTTGTTTGCGGCTCTAGCGATGCCAATCGTCCGAATCGTTTACGAACGCGGAGCCTTTCAACAAGATGATTCGCAACTCGTAGCTTCAATTTTAGTTGCCTACGGCATTGGTATGTTTGTCTACTTAGGGCGCGATGTCTTAGTACGAGTATTTTACGCCTTGGGAGATGGAGAAACGCCCTTCCGCGTTGGTTTGTTAAACATATTTCTCAACGCTCTACTAGATTTTATCCTCATCAAACCTTTTGGCGCGCCTGGAATTACACTGGCAACAGTAGGAGTCAATACGATTTCGACGCTGGTGTTTTTGGGTATCTTGCATCGTAAACTCCACGGCTTACCATTGCGGCAATGGAGTTTACCCATTTTAGGTTTAATTGCCAGTGGTTTTACCGCAGGAGTCGCTAGCTGGGGGACTCTTTGGAGTTTGCAACATTTCTTCGGTAGTCAGGGTTTAGTTTTACTACTGCTGCAAACGATCGCTTCTGGGTTAGTAGGCATAGGAATTTTTGCCCTCATCGCCACTAGAATGAAATTGCCAGAAATCGATTTTTTAGTGGCTCGGTTGACTAAAAGGGGAGTCGGGAGTAGGGAGTAG
- a CDS encoding DUF3181 family protein gives MAKQSTSEVIEAIAAEIGENVYIDIAKWHLYLADAKLHTLLAEQLYPILTARSLSEDRVQQVLQNIPVKLGGGKKEIPLIDLIPARGQTDLMEILEKYQDEM, from the coding sequence ATGGCTAAACAAAGTACTTCAGAAGTTATTGAAGCGATCGCAGCTGAAATCGGCGAAAACGTATATATAGATATCGCCAAATGGCATCTTTATCTTGCTGATGCCAAACTTCATACCCTGCTTGCCGAACAACTCTATCCCATTTTGACGGCGCGATCGCTCTCCGAAGATCGAGTCCAGCAAGTTTTACAAAATATTCCCGTTAAACTTGGGGGTGGGAAAAAAGAAATCCCCCTAATTGACTTGATACCAGCCCGAGGTCAAACTGACTTGATGGAGATTTTGGAGAAGTATCAAGATGAAATGTAA
- a CDS encoding PAS domain S-box protein gives MFQFLNSSYLYSATPDILDTSPEQAFDDLTRLAAQICQTPTALISLVDADRQWFKSQIGLTIPETPRHIAFCDRAIGERHLLIVPDACQDERFAENPLVTGEPKIRFYAGAPLVTSDNFALGTLCAIDYVPRELSPQQLEALEILARQVVTQLELRRTSIGLQQAHLQQQQIGLALRQSQERYRDLFENANDLIQSVTPDGRFIYVNRAWKETLGYSEAELAELKIYDIIHPDSLCHCLEVFGRIMAGEKFAQVETIFVTKQGEKIWVEGSINCQFVESQPTATRGIFRNISDRKAAELAIHDAYCQLETKVADRTAELVSINQQLHSEMAERHRAEAEVRLLQKIAQAIGDAQNFHAALGVALRQICEFTGWSYGEAWIPCAENDILQSSPAWYGKHYNVTSFRSSSKKFKFSPGVGLIGHVWRSQQPHWVPSLEDETEMAIVRSHLARAAGLKASLAIPIVADRAADKSEVLAVIAFFMSESCAEDKHQVEIVSTVATQLGGLMQRKRAEEGLHESESRYRAVVKQTAEGICLIDIETKRILEANDAFARFLGYSPEQLLQLTLYDIFAGDRLTIDRNAQRALRGKNLFLGEVPHHRSNGSVAYAEVHLNSIFYGGKEVFCVVAHDVTERQQVQEALRQSEERLQAILDNSTALIYVKDLEGKYLTINSWYGILFHLDRTEAIGKTDYEIFPPEIAEVLRTNDLQVLETKSALDWEEVLPHDDGLHTYLSVKFPLFNAAGEPYVVGGISTDITERKRAEEALRSSLATNRALINAIPDLMFRVSGDGIFVNYKVSKAEELIVPPNQFLGRRIDEVLPSAIAQPTMYYIQQALTTGELQIFEYQLYTEDELHDYEARIVVSAENEVMAIVRNITDRKRTEAEMQHTLAKEKELSELKSRFVTMTSHEFRTPLTTILSSAELMEDFGSQWAEEKKLLHLRRIVTTVKHMNQLLDDVLLIGKAEAGKLECNPIELDVVQFCRELVEEMQMIADSHTIHLNSQSESSEVALDEKLLRHILINLLSNAIKYSPTSSIVSFNLNVDAEKVIFQVQDRGIGIPKSDREQLFQSFYQASNVGTISGTGLGLAIVKRAVDLHCGNIAVESEVGIGTTFIVSLPYKSS, from the coding sequence ATGTTCCAGTTCCTCAATAGTTCATATCTCTATTCAGCAACGCCCGATATTCTGGATACTTCACCAGAGCAGGCGTTTGACGATCTCACTCGTTTGGCTGCCCAAATTTGCCAGACTCCTACAGCACTCATTAGTTTGGTCGATGCCGATCGCCAATGGTTTAAGTCTCAAATTGGTTTAACTATTCCAGAAACTCCTCGTCATATTGCCTTTTGCGATCGGGCGATTGGAGAACGTCACTTGCTGATCGTGCCTGATGCTTGCCAAGATGAGCGTTTTGCTGAGAACCCGCTGGTAACTGGAGAACCCAAAATTCGGTTTTATGCGGGTGCGCCGCTGGTGACATCGGACAATTTTGCTTTGGGAACTCTCTGCGCGATCGACTACGTACCTCGCGAGTTGAGTCCCCAACAATTGGAGGCTTTAGAAATTCTGGCGCGTCAGGTCGTGACGCAATTGGAGCTAAGACGGACTTCGATCGGTTTACAACAGGCGCATCTACAGCAACAGCAAATAGGACTTGCCCTGCGACAGAGCCAAGAACGCTATCGAGATTTATTTGAAAATGCTAACGATTTGATTCAATCGGTTACGCCAGATGGCAGATTTATCTATGTCAACCGCGCCTGGAAAGAAACCCTTGGCTATAGTGAAGCAGAGCTTGCCGAGCTAAAAATTTACGACATTATTCATCCCGATAGCTTGTGTCACTGTCTAGAAGTCTTTGGGCGCATCATGGCTGGCGAGAAATTCGCGCAAGTTGAAACAATTTTTGTTACCAAGCAAGGCGAAAAAATTTGGGTTGAAGGTAGCATTAACTGTCAATTTGTCGAGTCTCAACCAACTGCGACTCGCGGAATTTTTCGTAATATTAGCGATCGCAAAGCTGCGGAATTAGCCATACATGATGCTTATTGTCAGTTAGAAACCAAAGTTGCCGATCGTACTGCCGAACTGGTCAGCATCAACCAGCAACTCCACAGTGAAATGGCAGAACGTCACCGCGCTGAGGCAGAAGTCCGGCTGTTACAAAAAATCGCTCAGGCGATTGGAGATGCTCAAAACTTCCATGCTGCTCTGGGAGTGGCACTGCGCCAGATCTGCGAATTTACGGGTTGGAGTTATGGTGAGGCGTGGATTCCCTGTGCGGAGAACGATATCCTTCAGAGCAGTCCTGCTTGGTATGGCAAGCATTACAACGTCACAAGCTTCCGTAGTTCGAGCAAGAAATTTAAATTCTCTCCTGGAGTTGGTTTAATCGGTCATGTTTGGCGTTCTCAGCAACCGCATTGGGTTCCGAGTCTAGAAGACGAGACCGAGATGGCGATCGTCCGCAGCCATTTAGCACGGGCTGCTGGTCTCAAAGCAAGTTTAGCCATTCCCATCGTCGCCGATCGCGCGGCGGATAAATCGGAAGTCCTGGCTGTCATTGCCTTTTTCATGTCTGAATCTTGTGCTGAGGATAAGCATCAAGTCGAGATCGTCTCAACTGTTGCTACCCAGCTAGGTGGACTAATGCAACGCAAGCGAGCGGAAGAGGGACTGCATGAGAGCGAATCTCGGTATCGTGCTGTAGTCAAGCAAACTGCTGAAGGAATTTGTCTCATCGATATCGAGACAAAACGTATTTTGGAAGCAAATGATGCTTTTGCGCGTTTCCTCGGTTATTCTCCCGAGCAGCTTTTACAACTGACGCTATACGATATTTTCGCTGGCGATCGCCTGACCATCGATCGCAATGCCCAGCGCGCGCTGAGGGGAAAAAATCTATTTTTAGGAGAAGTGCCACATCACCGCAGCAATGGCAGCGTGGCTTATGCAGAAGTTCATCTCAATTCAATTTTTTATGGTGGCAAAGAAGTTTTTTGCGTCGTTGCCCACGATGTGACAGAACGGCAGCAAGTACAAGAGGCACTGCGGCAGAGCGAGGAGAGGCTGCAAGCAATTTTAGATAACTCTACAGCATTAATTTACGTCAAAGATTTGGAGGGCAAATATCTCACGATCAATTCTTGGTACGGGATTCTCTTCCATCTAGATCGAACTGAGGCAATTGGCAAAACTGATTACGAGATCTTCCCGCCAGAAATTGCTGAGGTGCTGCGAACCAACGATCTCCAGGTGTTAGAGACAAAATCGGCATTGGATTGGGAAGAGGTACTACCCCACGATGACGGTTTGCATACTTACCTTTCAGTTAAGTTTCCCCTATTCAACGCTGCTGGCGAACCATACGTTGTTGGAGGTATTTCTACCGATATTACTGAGCGCAAGCGAGCAGAAGAAGCTCTCCGTTCTAGCCTTGCCACTAACCGCGCTCTGATCAATGCGATTCCCGATTTAATGTTTCGCGTAAGTGGCGATGGAATTTTTGTCAACTACAAAGTTTCTAAAGCAGAAGAGTTAATTGTTCCGCCAAACCAGTTTTTGGGCAGGCGAATTGATGAAGTACTGCCATCAGCAATCGCTCAGCCAACGATGTATTACATTCAGCAAGCTTTAACTACGGGAGAATTGCAAATCTTTGAATACCAACTTTACACTGAAGACGAATTGCACGATTACGAAGCGCGAATTGTGGTGAGTGCAGAAAATGAAGTGATGGCGATCGTCCGCAACATTACCGATCGCAAGCGCACTGAAGCAGAAATGCAGCATACGCTGGCTAAAGAAAAAGAACTTAGCGAACTCAAGTCTCGCTTTGTCACCATGACTTCTCATGAATTCCGCACGCCATTAACCACTATCTTGTCTTCAGCTGAATTGATGGAAGATTTCGGCTCTCAATGGGCGGAAGAAAAGAAACTTCTGCATTTACGACGCATTGTTACCACTGTCAAGCACATGAATCAACTTTTAGATGATGTTTTGTTAATTGGGAAAGCCGAAGCGGGCAAACTAGAGTGTAACCCAATCGAACTGGATGTTGTCCAGTTCTGCCGCGAGCTAGTAGAGGAGATGCAAATGATTGCTGACAGCCACACAATTCACTTGAATTCTCAATCTGAATCTAGCGAGGTGGCGTTGGATGAAAAGTTATTGCGCCATATTTTGATTAATTTATTATCAAATGCAATTAAATATTCTCCTACTAGTAGTATCGTCAGTTTCAATCTGAATGTTGATGCGGAAAAAGTTATCTTTCAGGTGCAGGATCGAGGCATCGGAATTCCCAAAAGCGATCGCGAACAGTTGTTTCAATCCTTCTATCAAGCTAGCAATGTCGGCACGATTTCCGGTACGGGTTTGGGTTTAGCCATTGTTAAAAGAGCAGTCGATTTGCACTGCGGCAATATTGCTGTTGAAAGTGAAGTTGGAATCGGAACGACTTTTATAGTTTCTCTTCCTTATAAAAGCAGTTAG